From a region of the Impatiens glandulifera chromosome 4, dImpGla2.1, whole genome shotgun sequence genome:
- the LOC124935999 gene encoding selenoprotein F — translation MTNSVMFIVFSFAVAITTSIITAEQLSYKECENLGFTGLALCSDCNTMAEYVKDQELVSDCLKCCTEDSNDSTSKITYSGAILEVCMRKLVFYPEVVNFIEEDKDSLHSVKVQYMFNSPPKLIMLDAEGQHKETIRVDNWKREHIVNFLKEKLKHTSSSAV, via the exons ATGACCAATTCCGTGATGTTCATCGTCTTTTCCTTCGCCGTCGCTATCACAACATCGATCATAACAGCAGAGCAATTGAGTTACAAAGAATGCGAGAATCTAGGGTTTACGGGTCTCGCTCTTTGTTCTGACTGCAACACTATGGCCGAGTATGTCAAAGATCAAG AGTTGGTTTCTGATTGTCTCAAGTGCTGTACTGAAGACTCTAATGATTCTACAAGCAAG ATTACATATTCTGGTGCAATCCTGGAAGTATGCATGAGAAAGCTAGTTTTCTATCCGGAGGTAGTAAATTTCATTGAAGAAGATAAGGATTCATTGCATTCCGTAAAAGTTCAGTACATGTTTAATTCTCCGCCCAAGTTGATCATGTTAGACGCAGAGGGACAACACAAGGAAACCATAAG AGTTGACAACTGGAAACGCGAACACATTGTGAATTTCCTTAAGGAGAAGTTAAAGCATACTTCATCGTCAGCAGTTTAA
- the LOC124936982 gene encoding protein LURP-one-related 15-like: MAQPINPVPSPSYTAITSPIAVVGPQYCVSEYPVDLIIVRKALALTTGNFSVTDVKENLMFKLQVQWSLHDSRILRDPSGKPIVTLRQKIRTIHGRWQVFRGESHDEKDLLFTAKTTSWLQLKTNMDIFLANNESEEYPDFRLEGSYSEKHGIIYYGDGQSKAILAQMHKKETAKSVLLGKHNFRVTVYPNVDYAFIVSLIAILDDIDMSNSLIN, translated from the exons ATGGCACAACCGATTAATCCAGTTCCATCACCAAGCTACACCGCCATAACAAGTCCAATCGCAGTCGTTGGTCCACAATACTGCGTGTCGGAGTACCCAGTAGACCTCATAATCGTAAGAAAGGCACTAGCTTTAACAACAGGAAATTTCAGTGTAACCGATGTAAAAGAGAATCTCATGTTCAAACTACAAGTTCAATGGTCTCTTCACGACAGTCGAATCCTTCGCGATCCATCGGGAAAACCCATTGTCACCCTTCGACAAAAGATTAGAACCATCCATGGAAGATGGCAAGTGTTCAGAGGAGAAAGTCATGATGAAAAAGACCTTCTTTTTACAGCTAAAACAACTTCATGGCTTCAATTGAAAACAAATATGGATATATTCTTGGCAAATAATGAAAGTGAAGAATACCCTGATTTTAGATTGGAAGGAAGTTATTCTGAGAAGCATGGTATTATTTATTATGGAGATGGTCAGTCCAAAGCTATTCTTGCTCAG ATGCATAAGAAGGAGACAGCTAAGAGTGTGTTGCTGGGGAAACATAACTTCAGGGTGACAGTTTATCCAAATGTTGATTATGCTTTCATTGTATCTCTTATTGCCATTCTTGATGATATTGATATGtccaattcattaattaattaa